CACTAAAAATTGGAACTCTTCCGTATTGATCTGCAATGTTGCATGTTGAGAATGTACATCGATCAATTGTTCTCCTAACTGCTTGAGAATAGTTAGGGTAACGGGAGAATCATTAATAAATGCTCGGGATTTACCATCGGGAGCGATTTCTCTTCGAATAATGGTATGATCTGCATAATCTAGGTCATTTTCTTCGAAAAAATTGAGTAATCTGTAAGAACCTATTTTAAATTCTCCCTCAATCACACACTTCTTCGTTGGATCGAAAAAGTATTTTCCCTCTACTCTATTTCCTAAAATTAACGATAGGGCTCCCATAATAATGGATTTACCAGCCCCAGTCTCCCCGGTAATCATATTCAAACCTTTGTCGAACTGGATTTCCAACTCGTTTATAAGCGCATAATTTTTAATATGTAAGGTATCCAGCATATTTTTAAAGGTCTTATTACAGTTTGGAGGAAATACCTTTCCTCATCATTTTGCATGTTAACATGACTTTTTCTACAGTTAATTTAACTAAAAATCAGACGATTTCAATACATTTTATTAAAAACATAGCTCATCTAATCTATTGACATATTCGCACGCAACATTTACAAACACTAAATACTAAAAATAATATCATTTTTCCAAATTTAAAACTACTTTTTTTAGTAAATCAATTCTATTTTTGACAAAAGAATGTCGACTTGGCGCTTTATTAACATGAATAAATTCCTATTTTTATGTCATGCAAGATTATAGTGCTACACTAAGAAAATACATGCCCGAAGAAGCAGCTCCAATCATATCCAAGTGGATTAATCATACGCACTGTTTATTTAAGATCTCTCGTTCCAGGAGTACCAAGCTAGGAGATTACCGCGCTCCGTATAAAGGAAGCCCGCACCGTATCTCGGTTAACCATGACTTAAACTCTTATTCATTTTTGATTACGACGATTCACGAATTTGCACATTTACAAACATGGAATAAACATCAGCATCGTGTCAAACCACACGGTACGGAGTGGAAAAATAATTTTAAGGAACTAATGAGACCATTTCTTGAACTGAATATTTTCCCAACCGACATCAGCCAGGCGATTTACCGCTATATGGAAAACCCTGCAGCATCGAGCTGCACGGACATCCACCTGTTTCGTACCTTAAAGTTATATGACACCGTCAAAAGCAGCGCCCTTACGGTAGAATCCTTAGAGGATGGGCACTTCTTTAAATTAAAAAATGGGCGTTCATTTCAGCGTATTGAAAAGATAAGGAAACGTTATAAATGCATGGAATTGACCAGCAAGCGTATGTACCTATTCCATCCAATTGCGGAGGTATTTCTGTTGGAACAATGATTTTTAACAAATACATTCAATATATTTTTATCTTTGCTAACTTAGGAAATAATTAAAGAGAGCTTTTATGTTACATTTACACTCGACTATAGCAATTGTCTTATTGCTAGCCCTGGTGATATCGATCGTGATCACCCTATCAAACTATCTAGGCAACAAACCGTACAATCGTAAAATTGCTTTATTGGGTTTCATCGCATCGCATATTCAATTAGTGGTGGGATTGATTTTATTCTTTTATTTAAAGTACCCTTCGATGATCTCTGGTGCTGTAATGAAAGATCCTTCGTTACGATTTAAAATCATTGAACACCCTTTGACCATGATTATTGCTATTGTATTGATCACCATTGGCTATTCTAAAGCGAAAAAGATTGAAAATGCAAAAAAAGCAAATCAAACCGTTTTGATTTTCTTCGTCATCGGTTTAATCTTGATGCTCGCTCGTATTCCTTGGTCGACTTGGTCACTTTTCGCTTAATAGCACGCGAGACATGATATAAAAAAAGCCTTCCAAAAAATTGGAAGGCTTTTTTTATATATGATCTTTTTATTTGACAATAGAACTGTGTTGCTAGCTTCTTATATGGTTTGCTTTATACATCATAAAAAAAGCCTCAGTAAACTGAAGCTTTCAATATCTTTGCTGAGTAGTAATTAGTCACGGTTTTTTCCAAATCCCAAAATTCCGAACACGGTTTTGAAAGCGATAAGTGCGCCTACGATCATGGAGATGTTAGCTATTGCGGAAAACAAAAATGTTTGTTGACCCATAGACGTACAAACATCCGGTACAAAACGGATAAATGTACCGATTAAACCTAAAGCGATCGCTACTACCAATGTTTTGTAGTAATGAGTTTGATTCGCATTATTATCAGTTGTCTTTGGACCTCTTGGTTGTACAGTTTCTGCCATTTCAATTTCGATTTTATTCGATACAAATGTACAAAATAATCTATGTTAGAAAAATAAAAATTAAAAAAGCAGCGATCATCAATTATTCAGTATATTTCTGTTCATATTTTTCTTTTTTTCGCCTGTAATCATGCGGATGCTCTTTCGTAATATAATATCCACCACAGTGGATGCAACCGTACGTATAGCGTTGCTTTGGCTTTCCTGCCCCACTGCCATATCGGTGCTTCCTTCGATTTTTCCCCGTAGCCACTTCTTATAGCACCATTTTAACCAATGAATAAAAAAGCTTGCTTCGCTCCTACTATTAAAACGCACCTTTCCGGTTGCGCGACATTTACGTCGCTCAATCAAGCTATTGATTTCAAATTTTCCCATATCATTTA
The genomic region above belongs to Sphingobacterium zeae and contains:
- a CDS encoding sprT domain-containing protein, whose translation is MQDYSATLRKYMPEEAAPIISKWINHTHCLFKISRSRSTKLGDYRAPYKGSPHRISVNHDLNSYSFLITTIHEFAHLQTWNKHQHRVKPHGTEWKNNFKELMRPFLELNIFPTDISQAIYRYMENPAASSCTDIHLFRTLKLYDTVKSSALTVESLEDGHFFKLKNGRSFQRIEKIRKRYKCMELTSKRMYLFHPIAEVFLLEQ